GAACATAAGCGATCATGCTGGCAAGAACTATCCTTGGTGTAGAAGAAAACACTTTCACGAAAGCTTCATTTTGCTCAAAGAGACTCGCCGGTGGATAAACTGTGACGATTTTTGAATAAAGAACTAATACTACGGAAACAAAGAAACCAGACCATACGATCTTCTGAGCCACCTTTTTGCCATAAACTTCGGTTACAATATCTGTGATAGAAAAGGTGATGGGATAACACAACACTGCAATTGGAACGACGAACGGACCGAGATTCACCAGTTTCGAAGCAGTTATATTCGATGCAACTATCGCGAAGATGAAAATACTTGTCAACACTATGAGCTTTTCATTCAATCGTTCCACGCTCGTACCCTCCCAGATCTCCCATTTGCGTAGTTGTTTTGATACCTCCACGAATATTGTATATCACGGTCACCCTTAGCCTATTGGTTTTAAGAATTTTTTTCAGATCCTCATATATCCTCTTGGTGACTTCTTCTTGATATATTCCAACATTTCTGAAGCTAACGAAGTAGTATTTGAGAGATTTGAGCTCGACGATTTTACCGCCGTCTGGATAGTACTCTATGATGACTCTTCCTATATCCGGTAAACCAGAGAAAGGACACACGGCGGAGAACTCATCAGTTTCAATCTTGATGTATTCGTCTTTTCCATCAAATTCTATGGTTTCCAAAAAATCAGTTCTTATCGCTTCGTACCCTTCAAAGTTGAAAATCCTTCCCTCAGCTTTCGGCACGATATCGCCTCCTCCAAGAAGTTAAGTGTAGCACTTTTTTGGAAGATTTGAAGCCTCCTGACTGCATGGAGTGTGATCGTGAAATCCATATGGTCATCTTACTTCAAAATGAATGCTGGGGACTTCGAAAACTATCAGTTAACATTCTCTGGTCTTGCTTGTGCTATCATAGTTGGGGTATGTGAAATATTGTAATGACATTTCTGAGAGGGGGTGTTCTCATGAAAAGGTTCTTACTTTCGTTGCTTTTGCTATCGATTTCCATCGCACTCTCAGCAGAGTTCCTTGTGGAAGATGAACTTTTGACACCGGAGCCTTCGCCAAAATGGGGTGGAACTCTCAGACTTGTTTTGCCTTCTACACCGGAATCTTTCTTGATGTATGGTACGCTCGATTCTTCAACTTACAGTATCACGATGGGACCTATGTTTTCACCACTGGTGGAGATGCATCCTGTAACGAACGAAA
This window of the Pseudothermotoga sp. genome carries:
- a CDS encoding queuosine precursor transporter, whose amino-acid sequence is MERLNEKLIVLTSIFIFAIVASNITASKLVNLGPFVVPIAVLCYPITFSITDIVTEVYGKKVAQKIVWSGFFVSVVLVLYSKIVTVYPPASLFEQNEAFVKVFSSTPRIVLASMIAYVLSQTHDVWAFHLWKRITEGRYLWMRNNFSTIVSQFIDTCVFITIAFFNVVPGNVLLRMIFSQYVVKFIIALIDTPFVYLGVKLVSGKWIVRETV
- the queF gene encoding preQ(1) synthase; this translates as MPKAEGRIFNFEGYEAIRTDFLETIEFDGKDEYIKIETDEFSAVCPFSGLPDIGRVIIEYYPDGGKIVELKSLKYYFVSFRNVGIYQEEVTKRIYEDLKKILKTNRLRVTVIYNIRGGIKTTTQMGDLGGYERGTIE